The candidate division WOR-3 bacterium sequence CCGCAGGATAATCGACGAGCAGTCGGACCGGGCGCACGACATCGTGACGAGCCACCGGGAGATGCTGGACGCGCTGGCCAGGGCGTTGCTGGAACGCGAAACGCTGAACGGCGAAGATATCGACCGGGTGATGGGCATTGGTCCATCTGAGCCGCAGCCGGCGGAGACGGCTCCAGCTGAGTAGCAACTCATGAAGGAGGCGATCATGTCTTTCTCGGGGTGCATTACAGCCCTCGTAACGCCGTTCAGAGGCACGAGGCTTGACCTTGCAGGCCTGCGTGAGAACGTCCGGTTTCAGATCAAGAACCGCGTCCGCGGTCTACTGGTCAACGGATCGACCGGCGAAGCGCCGAACCTGAGCTCAAGTGAGTGGGAACGCACGTTGGCCGCGGTCGTCGCCGAGGTCCATGGACGGGTGAAGGTAGTTGCCGGGGCCGGGACCAACAGCACGGCGAAGTCGGTGAGGCAGGCGAAGCGGGCGGCCGCACTTGGCGCGGACGCATTGCTCGTGGTGGCGCCCTACTACAACAAGCCGACCCAGGAGGGTCTCTACCGTCACTACCGGGCGATTGCCGATGCGGTCGAGTTGCCCATAATCGTCTACAACATTCCGCCGCGCAGTGTCGTGAACATCCTCCCCGCCACAATTGAACGAATGGCCAGGGACTGCAGCAACATCGCGGCGGTGAAAGAGGCGTCGGGCAGCCTCGACCAGTCGAGCGAGATAATCCAGCGGTGCGGGAACCGCGTCACCTTGCTCTCCGGGGACGATTCCCTGACCCTGCCGATACTTGCTGTCGGCGGCAAGGGTGTGATTTCCGTGGTGTCGAACATAGCACCACTCGACGTGTCAAAGATCATAGACTACTACCTGGCCGGCAAGGTCGAACTGGCGGCCGGCATGCACCGCAAGCTCTTTCCGCTCATCAAGGCGATGTTCATCGAGACCAATCCGGCCCCGGTCAAGGCGGCGATGCAAATGCTCAACATGGCTGCGGGCGAGCCGAGACTGCCTCTGGTGTCGCCAACTGAGAACAGCCTGAAGGCGATCCGCCAGTCGCTGGTAGACTACGGTCTGCCGGCCGGAGCGTAGACCGTGAAGGTCATCGTTGCCGGTTGCGCGGGCAGGATGGGAAGCGAAGTCTGCCGCCTGATTGCCGAGCAGGAAGACATGACGCTGGTCGGAGGCATCGAGGCCAAGGGCCACCCCGCCATCGGCACTCAGCTCGGCAGCGGAGTGGTCGGTTCCGACCTGAGTGCGATGATTGCTAATGCCACGATGATCGT is a genomic window containing:
- a CDS encoding ATP-dependent zinc metalloprotease FtsH, whose protein sequence is RRIIDEQSDRAHDIVTSHREMLDALARALLERETLNGEDIDRVMGIGPSEPQPAETAPAE
- a CDS encoding 4-hydroxy-tetrahydrodipicolinate synthase, with the protein product MSFSGCITALVTPFRGTRLDLAGLRENVRFQIKNRVRGLLVNGSTGEAPNLSSSEWERTLAAVVAEVHGRVKVVAGAGTNSTAKSVRQAKRAAALGADALLVVAPYYNKPTQEGLYRHYRAIADAVELPIIVYNIPPRSVVNILPATIERMARDCSNIAAVKEASGSLDQSSEIIQRCGNRVTLLSGDDSLTLPILAVGGKGVISVVSNIAPLDVSKIIDYYLAGKVELAAGMHRKLFPLIKAMFIETNPAPVKAAMQMLNMAAGEPRLPLVSPTENSLKAIRQSLVDYGLPAGA